The region ATTAAACTTTATTCTTGAATTGAATAGAATTTTAATTAAATTCCACTTATATGTAATCTTGGATTTTATTTCTATTTCTATATTAATTTGGATTTTATTTTCTAAAGATTATGAGCTAAATAAGGAagttttttataattaaatttcACTTCTATATAAATTTGGATTTTATTTCTACTTCTATatgaatttggattttattttctaaaatataggAGCTAAATAAGGAAGTTTTCTATTCTATATAAACTTGGATTTTATTATTCTACTTCTATATGAACTTACATGTTACTTTCTAAAATATAGGACCTAAATAAGAAAgttttaatttttagaattaaaatttAAGAGCTCTAGAAAAAAAGATAAATATGATTGAAGCGATTTTAGAGCTCCTCAGGGTTTTCCTTTTTCTATATACTAGTCGACAAAGTCGCGCTGCGCAGCGGCCCtaaacaaatattttttaaaaatttcatatcaagatcatttaagaaaaatatgaacaatatcaaataaaaaattaattattcataattattAGCCATTTTTTATCACGCTTTATTAGGCCGACACCCGTTATAATATACATAATAAAAAAATTGCGTACATATTTTTTCATGATACCAGTTTATATCACGTTTCTTAAGTCGATAATAACTGTAGCAATTATGATGTATTGTTAGCACAACGCCTGTTATAATAAAAAAAGACTAATTAGATAAATTATAATATGaactaatattataattttagaTAAAAATTAGTTTGAGTTGCTCTACCGTCAAACACaacattaataaaaaatcaaaaatgTAGATTGTTTAAGAAAAGAATTGATAGGCGGCTAAAAAAGAATGATTTTTCAGAATGAGCTAAATTATTTAAACCGAATATGTAATAATAAAGTAATTAAATACTTATtattatgcccaaaaattggtataaacaatattcagattaagaTCAATAAAATGAGTAGAGTCAAAGGGGAAGCGCCTGAAATCTAGGGAAAAGATGAGATTGACTTTCCATAAATAAAAGGCGCGCCCAAAGATTGCGCCCCGTTGACTAAGTAGCTGATTAACGGTTGTAATTATCATGTATTAAAGGCGCGCCTTCAAATAGGTGGAGGAGGCGCGCCCAGTTATCGAGAAGGAGGAGATAATTTTCTTAATTGAAACCTGTAGTGTAgtgagccttagggcgcgccTTGGGCAAGGGAGGCTCCCTGGACGGATTGTTTGGACATGATTGCTTTGACAGACTTGCTCATTGGCTTGAACAGAATTGGAGTGAGCCCTAACGATGAATAGTTTAGGGTGCGCCTTATGATATAGAATGATATAAGAAGAGACCAGAGGCCGGTGACATAGGGCGGCGCTAACATACAGAAATATCAGAGCGCACCCTCAACTTCCACTTGACATATAAATACAACTTTTATATGCTGCTTGGATGGATTCTCTGGAAGactcaaggaagatggagaatgttattactaacctatttgatgcaggtactctgttgaagaactccttcttgtagcatatctacaggaaaggcggtgtccgtggtcagagatctccaggggtatgcctggactgaaggcctcctcctgtagtcaatgggtatcctcattggggatgtggggtgaaatctggtgtgtgctttgggagctctgtctctgtagtcaacgggtgtcctcgttaggagactttggagtatcctgcactttgcacccaaaagcttgggatcacttgtcctgcatctggtaggggctccttatcgggggacaaggatgcgtccaacatttggagtgaaccacggctatacctgcgtccatggattagagaaacagctagtagcggagggttatccttggccagggagatgcctcatccgtgaagtctcgaagccgcggacgagccttgggcctttgtggttgggcctcatcggcggacatacctaaagctagtagaagacggttcctagtgggtttcccattgggcctcgagataagaaatctaagcccattaggtttcttgttccccaagaactacgtgggcttgatcccctataaataggggtacgtaggcacattgtaaggggtcagaagcgagagcgcaaaggagccaccactaaccctaagcaatctcagcccccaattaTCACCACCACCAAACATTGTTCATCTTTTCCGGCGAACATTGTTCATCGGATTCATCggttactgttcacgtttccgacgaaGAACTGCCATCatagatcttgtttccggctgctaacctcaagttttgttgttcccaaattcctccgtcaacaaattggcgctagaaggaggggctaatcaagatctACATCTGGGAGGAAGGATGTCTCAATATCATGATGGAAGTTTTTACGATGGAAGTTCTGAAGAAGATTCTGATCATGGCTACGAATATGAACCCTACGTTCCGCCAATGACTGACCGTCCCACGCCGGACGTGGGAGGACAGCCACCTGTGCTCATCAGCAACGCCGACTTGTTGGAACAACTGTATCGCATGGGTGATGCTTTGAATGGTTTCGATTCAAGGTTGAGCACCGTGGAACGGCGCAAGGCCAGGGGGGTCTTCGCCACAACCGAGCGGCTCTGGCACCTGGAAAAGCACCCATGACAGATAGGGATGTCTCGGCCGGCCAAGGCCACACTAAAAGAGGGCGTGTGTCGATAACCCCACGACGCCTGGACTATTCTAATAACACGTCCCCAGTCATTGAGCTAGTGGAAGAAGATGGTGATGGACGGGAAATTATGCGGACAAATACCCGGGGAGCCACCCATCTGCACCGCTCTGGACGTAGTCTCGAGGAACGCCGACAGGCGGAGTCGATGCCGGAGAATCAGTAATGAGGCTTCGCAGCTTTGAATGATCGCTTGGGGATTCGCTTGGGCGATGACGATTTGAGAATGGTGTTACTTGAATGGCAGAAAGAAGCTGATCGCGGAGATGTGACGCCTCATGATACAACGCGTATGCCCCTAAATTCCCAggaaaatcgggagcggcaccacgatccaacgcgtgtgcccctgaattcccaggaaaatcgggagcggcaccacgatccaacgcgtgtgcccccgaatccccaggaaaatcgggagcggcaccgcgatcatgAGAGAGCTCATCCCCGCAGATCGCTGGATCAATATAGACGTGGGTATGGAAACGATCGGTGGAGAAGGCCTCAATGGAGAGGAAGAGGTGGAGGCCGAGGTAGATATTTAGACGGATACCGTCGTGGCAACTACCGCGGTCAAAATGATTCCCGCTGGATTAACCAAGCAGATGGCTATGATTATGTGGAACATGATAATCACAGAGATGTAGAAAACTATGATCGCGGTACGGTCCGGGGCCGTGGCCAAGGTGGAGAAGGGAATCAAGGGAGAAACCAAGAACGAAATCCTGAAATAATCATAATACCCGAAGACGCCCAGAATACGAACCAGCAGCAAGCCCCTCCCGGgggaatcaagtggaaacacctcCATTGCAACCCCAAGGTCCACAGCATCAAATGCAGACCATTCCTGGCGTGGGAACTTTCAATATAGGAGATCTAAAAAGGCTACTTAACCACCTCGAAGGCAGGGTGACGGCTACAGCCGAAATCCCTTCCCCATTCTTGGCAGCAATAAGAGAGGCACAATTGTCGGCCGGGTATCGCAACACTACTAGCGATCTCCGTTTCCACAGAAACTCAGATCCGGTGGAATTCTTGGGTCGTTTTAATATAGAGATGGATGTGTACCAAGTCCCGGACTTGGCTCGATGTCATCTCTTGGCGGCAACCTTTAGAGAAAGTGCCCAGCAGTGGTTTCAAAAGCTCGGGCCAGGGGTGATCACCTCGTGGGACAGATGAAGAATTTGTTCTTAACCAAGTTCCAAGCCGCGGTGAGATACGCACCCTCTGTCACAACTCTTGCCAATGTTAGGCAAAGGGAAAATGAAAGCTTGACATCGTACTTCAAAAGGTTCAACGCTGAATCTACTAGCGTGAGGGAAGCATCGGACGAAGCCTTAAAAAGCTTCTTGATCGCAGGATTAAGGGTTGGTTCAGATTTTTGGAAGCACTTGCAAGGAAAGGATCCGGCCACTCTCGCAGATGTCTTCGCTTTGGCAGAATCTTTTAAAGCCATAGAACAATCTTTGGCAGATGTACAACCGACTTCACAGTCGAGTCAGAGAAATAAAGGAAGGAAGAGGGATAGGTCTCCAAGCCCAAGGTACCGAAGAGATAGTCGAAGCCCAGACCGGGTAAATACAGCAAGCACAAGGAGGGGATGGAGCCCTCCCTCAAACTATGACTACAGGACAGGCCGGTACACGCCTTTTGTCGCATCTATCGATCATATCTACGAGGTAAACAGAAATAAAGGGCTATTTAGAAAACCTGAAGCTTTATCATCATGGTAAAACAAAGACAAGAAAAAATATTGCGAATACCATGAATTATCTGGACATAACACGCATGAGTGCCGACATTTAAAAGATGAAATCGAAGCGCTTATCAAGGAAGGATACCTCGGAGAATGGGTAGTCAAGGAAGTAAGGAAGCACAAGGATGACAGGACAAGGGAAGAGGAAAGACGAGCACCACGCGGGACAAACAATGATACCCTGGAGGAAAATAAATTTGTCAGGGATGGCAGTATCCGAACAATCTATGGGGGAGATCCCGAAATGGAATGCAGCAACCGAGCCTTGGCAAAATACGCTAGGGAAGCCCGGTTCAGGCCTCTCACAGATATTCATAGGGTGGAAACCCGGCCACCCAAGGTGTTTAAGGGCGAGTCCATGGATATCACTTTCAGAGAAACAGATGCCCGATGGGTACATCATCCCCACAATGATGCGTTGGTTATTTCCATCCAAATCGGAACAAAGAATATCCATAGAGCCTTCGTGGATAATGGGAGCTCAGCAAACATCCCCTATTACAGCACCTTCAAAAAGATGGGACTGCCTGATCAGGATATGTCGGGGGAAGACTCGTGGGTCTATGGTTTTTCAGGCGCAGGAGTTAGAATCATGGGGTCGATTCGGCTCCCATGTACACTGGGGGAAAGCCCATTGTCGGTAACAAAGATGCTTGAATTTAAGGTCCTGAATCAGGAATCGTCCCACAACGTGTTATTGGGACGACCTTTTCTGTGAGAAATGAGAGTCATCACTTCAATTCATCACCTAACTATCAAATTTCCAACGCCGAATGGAGTGGGAAGTATCAGGGATTCCCAATATGACTCACGGGAGTGCTACAGGCAAGTAATGAAAGGTTTCAGAAAAGACTCCCACGCCGATGATACTCCGGACGTGGATCGGGAGAAAAGCATTAAGCAACCAACCGAGGAAATCCGAGTCCACTATTATGTTGAGCAAGAAGAAGAACATCCCTCTGAGTTACCCCTGACAATGTTCTACTTGGAAGACACAATCAGAATTGAGATGTTGGAAGAAGAAGAGGCGATGGATACCATAGTCCAAGCAGATTTCCATGGGGAACGTTTAGAAGGAAGATTCGATATCTTGCAAAGCCTTGAACAGGGCGATGCCATCCCTCTTGCAGGAGCACCCTCGCCCGCAAAACATACTGAAGAAGTCGATGACTCTACTACGCAAAGCGCACCTCCTAAAGGGGATGCACCCTCTCTACAAGACCAGGAGATCTATAATCCCCCTGACTTGGATCCCCGGATACCAATGCCGACAGAAAAGATGGGGCCAGCAGAAGATACGATCGAAATCCCCGTTGATGAAAAAGACCCGAGTAAGGTTCTGAGAATAGGGTCCCAATTGGCACCAAGGTTAAAGGAAGGTCTTTCAATATTTCTGTTGGCAAACCTAGATGTATTTGCATGGAGCCATTCTGATATGGTGGGGATCGATCCAGAAATAATGTGCCACCGATTGAATATCGACCTCAAGCATAAAGGGGTTCAACAAAAATGAAGGGCCGTAAGTGGAGAGAGAGCTATAGCCCTGGCAGAGGAAGTAGAAAGGCTCCTAGACGTCGGACTAATTCGAGAATCTTTTTACCCAGAATGGCTAGCAAATCCGGTATTGGTAAAAAAGCCCAACGATAAATGGAGAACATGCGTGGACTTCACCGACCTAAATAAAGCATGCCCGAAAGATAGTTTTCCCCTAccaagaattgatcagttggtcgaCGCCATGGCAGGACATGCCCTGCTCAGCttcatggatgcatactccggGTATAACCAGATCCTTATGTATGAGCCTGACCAGGAGCACACCTCTTTCATCACTGATAGAGGGTTCTACTGCTATATCGGAATGCCATTTGGTCTGATCAATGCCGGTGCCACTtaccaaaggttggtaaacaaaatgttcaagaagcagattgggaagactatggaagtgtATGTGAATGACATGCTCATGAAGTCAAAAAGGGCGGAAGATCACGTCGCCGACTTAACTGAAATGTTCCATATCCTGAGAAAATATAGGATAAAACTAAACCCGCAGAAGTGCGTGTTCGGCGTAGAGTcgggaaaattcttgggattcatGGTCAACCACCGGGGGATTGAGGCTAACACGGCAAAAATAAAAGCTCTACTAGACATGAAATCTCCCACCAGCGTCAAACAGGTATAGAGTCTAACAGGAAGGATCGCGGCCCTAAATTGATTTGTGTCAAAATCGTCGAATAGGTGCAAAGAATTCTTCAAAGCGATCAAAGGAAGATGGAAGGATTTTCTGTGGACCCCTGACTGTGAAGAAGCTTTTCTGAAAATTAAAGAACAACTGGGAAATCACCCGATGTTGGCCAAGCCAGAAAACGGAGAAACATTTATTCTGTACTTGGCGGTGTCTGAATATTCCGTCAGTGCCGTCTTGGTAAAGGAAGAAGCAAGCCACCAGTGGCATGTATACTATATAAGCAAAAGGTTGTTGGACGCGGAAACCAGGTATACCAACATGGAAAAACTAGTGTACGCCCTTATTCTTGCGGCACGAAAAGCTAAGACCGTATTTTCAAGCTCACCGAATAGAAAGTTCGCACCGCTTATCCGCTCCGGCATATTTTACATAAACCCGAATCGTCAGGAAGAATGTTAAAATGGGCCGTAGAGCTAGGGCAATTCGATTTGGAATATTGTCCTCGCACGGCAATCAAAGGACAAGCGCTGGCCGATTTCGTACTTGAGTTCGATGAAGAAGTTGATGATAAGGCCATAGTGCTGGCAGAACCAACCCCGCAAGAAAGTCATCAGGACGAAAAGAAGCAGGAACTCCCCCACCCTTGGTGGACATTACATATGGACGGGGCCGTAAACAATAACGGGTCAGGTGCCGGGATAGTCTTGATCACTCCGGAGGGGCACCGCTTGATGAGTGCTAtccatttcaagttttatgctaccaacaatgatgctgagtatgaagcCTTGATCAACGGTCTGAAATTAGCTCTGGAGGTAGGGGTCATGAATTTGATAGTTCGGAGTGATTCCGAATTAGTTGTTAACCAGGTCAACGGAGGATTCCAAACCCGGGGACCGCGAACAGAGCTATATATGAGATGTGCAAAACGTCTACTGGGAAAATTTTCAAGTGCCAGGCTAGAAAGTGTTCCGCGAGAAGAGAATAGTAATGTGGATGCTTTGGCCAAGATGGGGTCACAGATGGACAACGTTCGACTTGGACAAATCCCTTTGGGAATCCAGGAAATTCCAAGTATCCCGGAGGTGGAAGTGTTTCAAACGCAAGAAATCCCACAAAAAAACTGGATGACCCCCATTCATAACTATATTCAGACAGGGGTTGTACCAGAGGATAAACTACAGGCTCGACGCCTTCGGTATCAAGCTACAAAGTATGTCGAGTATGACGGGGTACTATACAAGAGAGGATTTAACCAGCCACTGTTACGTTGTGTGGATAGGGAAGAAGGAAATTATATCCTCAGAGAGGTGCACGAAgggatttgtggcaatcactcggggggtggtTCCTTGGCATTAAAAGTGCTCAGACAAGAGTACTACTGGTCGACTATGAGGGAAGATGCTTTCAATTTTGTCCGGGCTTGTGATCGTTGCCAACGGTTCGCCAACTATTCCAACATCCCGACATCCACCATTACCTCATTGACAAGCCCCTGGccttttgccatgtgggggattgaTCTCGTTGGAGAGTTACCCAAAGCAAAGGGGGGTGTGAAATACGCCGTGGTGGCTGTGGATTACTTCACCAAATGGGCAGAGGCTATGCCACTAGCCACGATCACGGCAAAGAAGATAAGGGATTTCGTGTTCAATTCCATAGTATGCAGGTTTGGTATTCCCTACAAGCTCATTTCAGACAATGGAAAACAATTTGATAGCAAAGAATTAAGGAAGCTCTGTGAAGacttaaaaattaaaaaagaCTTCGCCGCGGTTTATCATCCGCAGAGTAATGGTCAGACATAAgccataaacaaaatcataaaacatACCTTGAAGGCAAAGTTAGAAGAGAAGAAAGGGGATTGGCCAGAAGAAATGCCCATGGTCCTTTGGTCATACAACACGACACCTAGGTCAACCACAGGTGAAACCCCTTTTCTGCTGACCTACAGGTATGAGGAAATGGTTCCCGTGGAGGTAGGAGCAGGGTCTCTACGGAGAGATGCGTTCGTCGAGGAAGATGCGGAAGTTAACCAGAGGCTCCACTTGGATCTGTTAGATGAAGCTCGGGCAAACGCTCAATTAAAACTCGCTGCGTACCAACAGAGGGTCGCAAGGTATTTTAATAAAAAAGTAAAATCTGTACCGTTCAAGGTTGGAGATCTTGTGTTACAAAAGGTTATGCCTAACACTAAGATAGCTCAGCACGGGgtgcttggagctaattgggaaaGACCATACAAAGTTAAAGCTATACTCTGGAAAGGGACTTACCGCTTGGAAGATCTGGATGGTAAACTTATTCCTCGAGCATGGAATGCAGAACATTTGCGGAAGTATTACCAGTAGGGTGTGGCTTTGTCCCCCTTATTTTCTTGTTTTGATTCTTATTTAATAGGCTAGAAGCAAATAAATTACTTctagcctagggggtagtacatATGACTGCGAACCTTGGAACTAGCAGAAGGAAgaaaaattttcaaataatttccccATAGAGCATAGTAGCCACGGGACTGGTGTAATATACacactagagcgcattatcaATAAAAGAGAAAAGTTACTTCAAAAATTTGCTTGACATAAAAATTCTCATCTGAAAAACATCAATGGTGCGCCCTATGTAGAGGCGCGCCCTATCTGATAGCTCCTGCTTTATAATCAAGACAGACATTGTAGACGAGGATGAAGGAAATAAATGCACATGGCA is a window of Apium graveolens cultivar Ventura chromosome 11, ASM990537v1, whole genome shotgun sequence DNA encoding:
- the LOC141696089 gene encoding uncharacterized protein LOC141696089; this encodes MLKWAVELGQFDLEYCPRTAIKGQALADFVLEFDEEVDDKAIVLAEPTPQESHQDEKKQELPHPWWTLHMDGAVNNNGSGAGIVLITPEGHRLMSAIHFKFYATNNDAEYEALINGLKLALEVGVMNLIVRSDSELVVNQVNGGFQTRGPRTELYMRCAKRLLGKFSSARLESVPREENSNVDALAKMGSQMDNVRLGQIPLGIQEIPSIPEVEVFQTQEIPQKNWMTPIHNYIQTGVVPEDKLQARRLRYQATKYVEYDGVLYKRGFNQPLLRCVDREEGNYILREVHEGICGNHSGGGSLALKVLRQEYYWSTMREDAFNFVRACDRCQRFANYSNIPTSTITSLTSPWPFAMWGIDLVGELPKAKGGVKYAVVAVDYFTKWAEAMPLATITAKKIRDFVFNSIVCRFGIPYKLISDNGKQFDSKELRKLCEDLKIKKDFAAVYHPQSNGQT
- the LOC141696088 gene encoding uncharacterized protein LOC141696088 translates to MKNLFLTKFQAAVRYAPSVTTLANVRQRENESLTSYFKRFNAESTSVREASDEALKSFLIAGLRVGSDFWKHLQGKDPATLADVFALAESFKAIEQSLADVQPTSQSSQRNKGRKRDRSPSPRYRRDSRSPDRVNTASTRRGWSPPSNYDYRTGRYTPFVASIDHIYECRHLKDEIEALIKEGYLGEWVVKEVRKHKDDRTREEERRAPRGTNNDTLEENKFVRDGSIRTIYGGDPEMECSNRALAKYAREARFRPLTDIHRVETRPPKVFKGESMDITFRETDARWVHHPHNDALVISIQIGTKNIHRAFVDNGSSANIPYYSTFKKMGLPDQDMSGEDSWVYGFSGAGVRIMGSIRLPCTLGESPLSVTKMLEFKVLNQESSHNVLLGRPFL
- the LOC141696090 gene encoding uncharacterized protein LOC141696090, which gives rise to MPMVLWSYNTTPRSTTGETPFLLTYRYEEMVPVEVGAGSLRRDAFVEEDAEVNQRLHLDLLDEARANAQLKLAAYQQRVARYFNKKVKSVPFKVGDLVLQKVMPNTKIAQHGVLGANWERPYKVKAILWKGTYRLEDLDGKLIPRAWNAEHLRKYYQ